One window of the Bacteroidales bacterium genome contains the following:
- a CDS encoding YceI family protein encodes MKAKFLFLSLFLIAQVAFAQKHIAKTGHIWFYSYTSMEVIEAHNHQVVSILDISTGDIMFNLLVKSFEFKVTLMQEHFNENYIESTKFPKSTFRGKITNLDKIDFKKDGTYQADVTGDLAIHGVTKNITTSGTIEIAGSVITAKAKFKIVPKDYGIQIPQLVENKIAKEMEITVDIPYTAN; translated from the coding sequence ATGAAGGCAAAATTCTTGTTTCTATCACTTTTTTTAATTGCTCAGGTTGCATTTGCGCAGAAGCATATCGCTAAAACAGGGCATATCTGGTTTTATTCTTACACGTCAATGGAGGTAATTGAGGCTCACAACCATCAGGTAGTTAGTATTCTTGATATCTCAACTGGCGATATTATGTTTAACCTGCTGGTCAAATCATTTGAGTTTAAAGTTACATTAATGCAGGAGCACTTCAATGAGAATTATATTGAATCAACTAAATTCCCAAAATCAACATTTAGAGGAAAAATAACAAATCTCGATAAGATAGATTTCAAGAAAGATGGAACATATCAAGCCGATGTTACTGGAGATTTAGCAATTCATGGGGTAACAAAGAATATTACAACATCAGGAACAATAGAAATTGCTGGTAGCGTAATTACCGCAAAGGCAAAATTTAAAATAGTTCCAAAGGATTATGGCATTCAAATTCCCCAACTCGTAGAGAATAAAATTGCTAAGGAGATGGAAATAACGGTTGATATACCATATACTGCAAATTGA